In one Nicotiana sylvestris chromosome 8, ASM39365v2, whole genome shotgun sequence genomic region, the following are encoded:
- the LOC104248200 gene encoding uncharacterized protein, translated as MLVSGDYDLSLSLRYEEPVKEALKETILRQEYTFKKQVYELHRLYDTQMIMMKDLSWKELDAVYFSREGRQANPGAFGNCIRPSSMPAEKRICSVPKVFNWLQEQRGTFPGFQQQLSNPQICSPHYLDPIAGKNMAKRHGLCSSRENSIERNHYYYGGVVHRPEEVNLSLTIGRNHLKTSARTKTFNHIIDLEESDETLPDTKTGGRSKTWKNIIDLEESYLTVSNGELKPKSPLEPVAHVSYSGYKRDDQSTHSFNNNIKNNWFDGTPRNYFVSNSSMSCVEQNSFAEGVEQCEGPLLSKDISAKRKIIFSDERAFLDLNKSLPDDSNWREQNDNGSNEISAFVHQRILNSATGSSSSGYKSMENVGVDQFSINLNRPLSKNSGSPCSLIKNFDYKKSDLTVEFQDRDDQAPSTPETKVKNAKQDAISSPECKTQNIVKDTDSDRSPSSSKSSCLEDISSAVETMQSGTRLGNSSSFHCNAFQNFETLKANKSPHQEDVDSSSNSDEHKGRISNVDDLIVRGAVSLVYLALECAEPCDTYGMKKIEGETMEQPQSSLDSFEEMVLKQPESSVDDYCVTSNAFEVNDTEGKDNGITLKRGRRMKDFQRDILPSLATLSRHEICEDIKIMETALRSREYKRLRSKTTSGHSWFNPVRNRRSRLNYVGRKHYS; from the exons ATGTTGGTTAGCGGTGATTATGATCTGAGTTTATCATTGCGGTATGAGGAACCTGTGAAAGAAGCTCTCAAGGAGACAATACTCAGGCAAGAATACACGTTCAAGAAGCAG GTTTATGAACTTCACCGTCTGTACGACACACAAATGATCATGATGAAGGATCTGAGTTGGAAAGAGTTGGATGCAGTTTATTTTAGCAGAGAAGGCCGACAAGCAAATCCAGGTGCATTTGGAAATTGTATCAGACCTTCATCTATGCCAGCAGAGAAGAGAATTTGCAGCGTCCCTAAG GTGTTCAACTGGTTACAAGAGCAGCGAGGCACCTTTCCAGGTTTCCAGCAACAGCTTTCTAATCCTCAAATTTGTTCCCCTCATTATCTTGATCCTATTGCGGGGAAGAACATGGCTAAGAGACATGGTTTGTGCAGTAGTCGAGAGAATTCAATTGAGAGAAACCATTATTACTATGGTGGTGTCGTACATCGTCCTGAGGAGGTTAATCTATCACTGACCATTGGTAGGAACCATCTGAAAACAAGTGCCAGAACAAAAACTTTTAATCATATAATTGATTTAGAGGAATCAGATGAAACACTGCCTGATACTAAAACAGGTGGCCGATCAAAGACTTGGAAAAATATTATTGATTTAGAGGAATCGTACCTCACAGTGTCTAATGGAGAACTAAAGCCCAAGTCTCCTCTGGAGCCTGTAGCTCATGTTTCTTATTCTGGATATAAGCGTGATGACCAATCCACCCACAGCTTCAATAACAACATTAAGAATAATTGGTTTGATGGGACTccaagaaattattttgtttcaaATAGCAGCATGAGTTGTGTGGAGCAGAACTCTTTCGCTGAAG GAGTTGAACAATGTGAGGGGCCTCTCCTCTCCAAAGATATATCAGCAAagagaaaaattattttttctgatGAACGGGCTTTTCTGGACCTTAACAAATCCTTGCCTGATGATTCTAATTGGAGAGAGCAAAATGATAACGGTTCAAATGAGATCTCTGCTTTTGTTCACCAAAGAATCCTTAATTCTGCAACTGGAAGCAGCAGCAGTGGTTATAAAAGTATGGAGAATGTTGGAGTTGACCAGTTCTCCATAAACCTCAATCGGCCACTTTCAAAAAATAGTGGTAGTCCTTGCAGCCTGATTAAGAATTTCGATTACAAGAAATCAGACTTGACCGTAGAATTTCAGGATAGGGATGATCAAGCTCCAAGTACACCAGAAACAAAAGTTAAGAATGCCAAGCAAGATGCAATATCTTCTCCTGAATGTAAGACTCAAAATATTGTTAAGGATACTGATTCTGACAGATCTCCTTCGTCAAGCAAATCTTCTTGTCTTGAGGACATATCAAGTGCCGTAGAGACCATGCAATCTGGAACTCGGTTAGGAAATTCAAGTTCCTTCCACTGTAATGCATTTCAAAATTTTGAAACACTTAAAGCAAATAAATCTCCGCACCAGGAGGATGTCGACTCTTCCAGTAACAGTGATGAGCATAAGGGAAGAATATCAAATGTTGATGATCTGATCGTAAGGGGAGCAGTGTCTCTCGTCTATCTTGCACTGGAATGTGCTGAACCATGCGACACTTACGGGATGAAGAAGATTGAAGGTGAAACTATGGAACAGCCACAGAGTTCTTTGGACAGTTTTGAAGAAATGGTGCTCAAACAACCTGAAAGTTCAGTTGACGACTATTGTGTGACCTCAAATGCATTTGAAGTTAACGACACAGAAGGAAAGGACAATGGAATAACATTGAAGAGAGGAAGGAGAATGAAAGATTTTCAGAGGGACATTTTGCCAAGCTTAGCAACACTATCTAGGCATGAGATTTGTGAGGATATAAAGATTATGGAGACAGCACTTAGATCAAGAGAATACAAGAGACTTAGGTCCAAGACGACAAGCGGACACAGTTGGTTCAATCCTGTGAGAAATAGGAGGTCTAGACTCAACTACGTAGGCCGCAAGCATTATTCATGA